A single genomic interval of Rhea pennata isolate bPtePen1 chromosome 5, bPtePen1.pri, whole genome shotgun sequence harbors:
- the FNTB gene encoding protein farnesyltransferase subunit beta → MAGASSPAGRRRLRDDGVRTATSAEQTKVEDIVQEVFNAYKTNHHTSQFVLQREKHFHYLKRGLRQLTEAYECLDASRPWLCYWILHSLELLEEPIPESVTSDVCQFLSRCQSPQGGFGGGPGQHPHLAPTYAAVNALCIIGTEEAFNVIDRKKLLEYLHSLKQPDGSFLMHVGGEVDVRSAYCAASVASLTNILTPTLFAGTAEWIARCQNWEGGIGGVPGMEAHGGYTFCGVAALVILKSEHLLNLRSLLHWVTSRQMRFEGGFQGRCNKLVDGCYSFWQAGLLPLLHRALHARGDAALSMTHWMFDQLALQEYILLCCQCPAGGLLDKPGKSRDFYHTCYCLSGLAIAQHFGSGDLHHEVVLGIPENRLQATHPVYNIAPEKVIKAVMHFLQQPVPSLEPEATAATAD, encoded by the exons ACTAAAGTAGAAGATATTGTGCAGGAAGTCTTCAACGCCTACAAGACGAACCATCACACTTCACA ATTTGTCCTGCAGCGGGAGAAACACTTCCACTACCTGAAGAGAGGCCTCAGACAACTGACTGAAGCCTATGAG TGTTTGGATGCCAGCCGACCTTGGCTGTGCTACTGGATCCTGCACAGCTTGGAGTTGCTGGAGGAGCCCATTCCCGAGTCGGTCACCTCTGA TGTCTGCCAGTTCCTGAGCCGCTGTCAGAGCCCCCAGGGTGGCTTTGGCGGAGGTCCTGGTCAGCACCCCCACCTCGCCCCCACCTACGCAGCTGTCAACGCGCTCTGTATCATTGGCACAGAGGAGGCATTCAACGTCATTGACAG GAAGAAGCTCCTGGAGTACCTGCACTCGCTGAAACAGCCCGATGGCTCCTTCCTCATGCACGTTGGGGGTGAAGTGGACGTGAG GAGCGCATACTGTGCCGCCTCTGTGGCATCGCTGACCAATATCCTCACGCCCACGCTCTTTGCCGGGACGGCTGAATGGATAGCGAG GTGCCAGAACTGGGAGGGCGGCATTGGTGGGGTGCCAGGCATGGAGGCCCACGGCGGGTACACATTCTGTGGTGTGGCAGCCTTGGTCATCCTTAAGAGCGAGCATCTGCTGAACCTCCGGAGCTTGCTG CACTGGGTGACCAGCCGGCAGATGCGTTTTGAGGGCGGTTTCCAGGGTCGCTGTAACAAGCTGGTGGATGGTTGTTACTCCTTCTGGCAGGCTGGcctgctgcccctgctgcaccGCGCGCTCCACGCCAGAG GTGATGCTGCTCTCAGCATGACGCACTGGATGTTCGACCAGTTGGCACTGCAGGAATACATTCTCCTGTGTTGTCAGTGTCCGGCTGGGGGGCTGCTTGACAAGCCAGGGAA GTCCCGGGACTTCTACCACACCTGCTACTGCCTGAGTGGGCTGGCCATTGCTCAGCACTTCGGCAGTGGGGACCTCCACCATGAGGTGGTCCTGGGCATCCCTGAGAACCGCCTG CAGGCCACACACCCTGTGTACAACATCGCCCCAGAAAAGGTGATAAAAGCAGTGATGCACTTCCTGCAACAGCCTGTGCCCAGCCTGGAGCCGGAGGCAACAGCAGCCACTGCAGACTAG